The genomic interval AGCAAGAGTATAACAGAAGGAAGTGACACAATGAGTTTTTTTAAGAAGCTGAAAGAGAAATTTGTAGGTGAGAAAAATGAAAATGTAACACCAGAACCTGCTGAACAACTGGAAGCGAATGAACAGTTGGAGTTGAACGAACAAGTAGCGTTGAACGAGCAGCCAGACGTGAAGGAAGAGATTGAAAAGAAGCAAGAGCAGATTTCGATTGGAGAGAAGTTTAAACAAGGTTTAGCGAAGACGCGTAATGCCTTCACAAGCCGAGTTAATGATTTAGTCGCACGCTATCGTAAAGTGGATGAAGAATTCTTCGAAGAGCTTGAAGAAATTTTAATTCAAGCAGATGTCGGCTTTGATACGGTGATGGAGCTTGTCGATGAACTAAAAATGGAAGTGAAGCGCCGCAATATTTCGGATACAAAAGAAGTGCAAGATGTTATTTCTGAGAAATTAGTCGACATTTACCAAGGCGGAGACGAAGAACAATCTGAGTTGAACATTCAAAAAGATGGCTTAACGGTTATTTTATTCGTTGGTGTGAATGGCGTTGGGAAAACGACAACAATCGGAAAAATGGCTCATAAGTTTAAAGAGGAAGGCAAGTCGGTCGTATTAGCAGCGGGTGATACGTTCCGTGCCGGTGCGATTGATCAATTAGAAGTATGGGGCGAGCGTGTTGGCGTCGATGTTATTAAACAAGGAGAGGGCTCTGATCCGGCGGCGGTTATGTTTGATGCGAT from Peribacillus asahii carries:
- the ftsY gene encoding signal recognition particle-docking protein FtsY; this translates as MSFFKKLKEKFVGEKNENVTPEPAEQLEANEQLELNEQVALNEQPDVKEEIEKKQEQISIGEKFKQGLAKTRNAFTSRVNDLVARYRKVDEEFFEELEEILIQADVGFDTVMELVDELKMEVKRRNISDTKEVQDVISEKLVDIYQGGDEEQSELNIQKDGLTVILFVGVNGVGKTTTIGKMAHKFKEEGKSVVLAAGDTFRAGAIDQLEVWGERVGVDVIKQGEGSDPAAVMFDAIQAAKARGADILICDTAGRLQNKVNLMKELEKVKRVIEREVPGAPHEVLLVLDATTGQNALIQAKTFKEATNVSGIVLTKLDGTAKGGIVLAIRNELAIPVKFVGLGEKMDDLQEFDAEKYVYGLFADIIEKAE